A region of the Bdellovibrio sp. ArHS genome:
TGAATTGTGCTTCCCAACGTCCTCCCTGGCATTGTACTGGGGCTACGGGTTGAACATAACTTCCGACAAAGGTGATTGTCCTGCCCTCTTCGGAACATCCGCCTTCGATAACCAACCGACTATTGAGATCATCGTCTTGCTCGCCCGAAGATTTAGAAAAAATACTTAACTTGGGCGGCGTGGAATCCTCGGTGAATGCTCCCGCATACACACAGTTGGACTTATTTCCCGCGGCATCTACAATTTGCACATACAAGTGGGTTGTCGTGTTGGCGGGAACAATTGTTCCTTTAGAGAAATCTCCAGAAGAGTCAACAACGCCTGAAGTGAGCTCTGCCGTACAAATAGCATTCGAATATACTTTAAAATTAGCCAATGCTTCCGCATTTCCGCTGACCACCGGGTTTCCTTTGGCTGGCGAAGTCGGAGTTACCGACATATTCTGTGGATCGCCCGGGGGAACATTGTCGAAGACAACACTTAAGATGTTCGAGTCTGAATTGAAATTCCCATAGTCGTCTTGAGCTTTCCCGGACGATAACTGCAACTGCACGTTACCGACGGCCGAGGGAACGACATTGAAAGTAATTTCTTTTTTATCTAACGAGGGCGTCCACATTTCAATAGTGGCATTCGTCACTTCAAGATCTTCTTTCACAATATCGGTTGTACGCGACATTTTAAGAGAGACCGGAAAAGCCCCAGCAACGTGGGTTCCCGTTACCTCGGTTTCTAAAGTCGCAGATACTGATCCCGCCAGATAGTCCACCGTTAGCCAGTTGGAGGCGGTATTGTAGTTACTAAATTCGTCTTGTGCCTGATCTTCGGCGTAGTAGACTTTCACAGGGATACCACTGCTGATAGGGTTGATTGTGAATCTGTATTCATCGTCAGATCCACTCAAAAAAAGTCGCGTCCCATTGGCGACGTGAACATCTGCGCTGACAAAGCCAGTCACTTTCTTGGAAAACTTGATGGTGACGTCGAACATTCCATTCGTTTTGTCGCCGGCGTCCGTCGTAATTGTCACCGAGGGCTTTTCAGAATCATACTCGCGGAACAATTGATTCCCAGAGACGTTGAAATTTCCGGCTTCGTCCAATACTTTACCGGCATCCACTTTGATACTCACCGATCCTTTTAAGACAGGCGTGATACTTACATTGTATTTGCCTGCGCCTAAGTCCACAAGCCCGCCCACAACACCATTTTCAACAGAAAAATCCGATGCGAGAAGCTCTTGAATAGGCTCCCCGAAATCGACCGTCACAGCAATGGGGGATGCATTTGTCTTCGCTGAAACCAAGGAGGTGATCGTCGGCGCAGGCGCTGTTCGATCCAAAAGAACAGACTTGTTCACACAGTTGGAAGTATTGCCAGCTCGATCTCGAATTAACACCGAAAGATTTTTATTTCCATCAGTAACATCCGAAAGCGCGAATGAACTAAGACTCTGAAAAGACTTCCACGGACCGGTCCCACCACAGCCTGCGCCCTCAGAAAAAAGAACCTCATGAATATCGGTCGCGCTGGAAATGATTTGGACCGTCGGTTCTGTGATATTAATTTTCGCTTTGCCGCCGGCAACAACAACATTGTCAATGACCGGAGCTTGTGTGTCCTTGGTCACTGGAATAACCACGCGATCACCCGTTTTTGGGTGTTCAAGGTCGGTAATCACCTCAATGGTTCCGTCAGGTGTCATTGGGTCAATGGAGACTTCAACCTGCCACTTTCCATCTTTACACTGCACGGTTTTTTTGGGCGGAGGATTCAAAATTTCAAAGGATTCCAGTCCCTCTTTGCAGGAACCATCGACCGTGACCGTATTTGGATTTTGAATATTGATGACGGGCTCTGAAGTCCAGCTAATCGGCAACTTATTAAGACTCTCAGAACTTACAAGAGTCGCATCCAATGAACATCCTACCAACGGCAATGCGGCCACCGTTTTTAATAAGATACCCATCGATTTTAATAAATTGAATACCCCGCGCAAATACTACTCCCTTCGCATTTATGGAAGCGACCCTTCCTATTGGAACCACTCATGCTTATCGGGGGCCCGCTAAAGGATCTCGAGATCAATTGTCTTTTCGGTGGCCTTTTCTGTGTTTTTCGCGAAAACACAGATTTATTCACATATTTAGAAAATCTTGAGTTCGATGCCAGCGACAATCTCTATGTTTTTTCTTTAAGACACATTATCGCTGAAAGACCATCTTCAGACTCATGAGGTGCTCTCCGAAAAGCCAGACTCGGACCTGATCCGAGGGGGGAAAAGTATGAAAGAAGGATTTAAATGGGCTCTTACTGCAGTCTCAGTATCTGTTTTAATTTTGTTTTATCAAAACTGTAGCAATCCAGGATTTGAAACCCTCAGCCAGTCTTCACTGTCTATGAGCGGTGACTCCTTGATCGCACGCTCCTCAAAAAATGATGAAGCGCTCGCGTCTGCAAACTCTGCTGCTTCTGCCGCGAAGTTGAATTGTCCTTCTTTGGCCTACAATATTGCTGTCTGCCAAAAGGTTCAGCAAGAGGTCGGAGATACGTGCCGCATTGTCAGCAACTCGGGTGTGATTCTTCACGTCCTTCAGGGAAGCACAACCATGACTGATATCACAATTAACTGTACAGCTGTGAATTCTCCTACAACGACAGTGGAAGTCACACCCGCCCCGGGACAGTCTGGCGTCGGATCCACGGTGATTTCAGATCCCGGCTCAACGGGTAAACCAAAAAAACTTGTGTGCCCTTCACTGACTTTGATGATGGAAAAGTGTGCCATCGTCGTGAGAGACGTCGGTGATACTTGCCGAATCTCCAGTACGGAAGGAGCTCTACTGTATACACTTCAAGGCCACAACGGGCAAACCACGGATATCTGGACACCTTGCCATCTAGAGTAAAGAAACTGGATTGATTGGAAGGCGTAGCTCTAAGCGCCTTCCAGTTATTCGACTAAAACAACCAAAGCTTATAAACGGGAGTTCTTCATGCGTCGTCTCAATTTAGGGTCCCACATCGTCCCCGCTCTCGTTGCGGGCTCCTTTATTTTTCTTCTTACTAGTTGTTTGAATGGCAAATCGGACAAGAAGTCGCAGAAGACTGAAGAGGCCTTCAGATATTCTAAAGTCGAAATGTCTTCCTATTCGGTTAGCCCTTCGAGTGTTGAGATATTGCAAGACCCCAGACTGACTTTGGGAGTCGCGCATGGTTTTGCAAACACCCTCTCAGAATTTCGCAATTCTGAATGTTCAAGAGCCTGGGATATTAAATTGCCTTCGTTGATGCAAGCCCCTTGGTTGTTCTGGGAGATTGCCGAAAAAACTTATTTCTGCGACAACGCTTCGTCTCCGCAGATTCGAGGTCGCGAAATTTCCTATGCCTCTGCGGATCTCTCTAAACGCTTTATCATTCCGAATGACTCGAGCGAGGGGGCCTTCCGGATGATTTACGACACTTCGAAAGAATGGCGCAAGGGTTGCAACCTATCAAAACCCGATGGAAATCTGCTGCCGCGCTACCCGCATCCTGCCACCCAATGGCCTCACTTTTTAATCGGCCAACTTTTTGAAGACCCCCGTCAGCCTCAAAAAAATCTTTGGCTGAATGCCGGGAAAAAATACACTCTTCGCGCTTCCGTCCGTTTAAATGAAAGCCAAAGAATGATGGTTGAAAACTGCCCACAAGGCAGTTGGCCAACACCTGGAAATGGCGACGAAACCCATCAGATTTTTTACATCGCTCTTATTCTAAAACATAAAAACCATCCTCGTCACATTGGGACTAAGATCAATGTCAACCAGATCTATGCCCTCGCACCTGTGTTTTACTCTCCCGATGGCACCAACCACTTAGACGTAGGTTCCTGGGTCGATTCGGATCAATTTGGCAACGCCGTTCATTTTGCCCCAGGCTATCCTCAGCTTCGACGAGGTTCCTGGGTCGACGTGCAAATAGATGCGGATGCAATGACCCAAAGCGCCTTGAATGCCATTCAAGAAAAATATGGCGAGACTTTAAGACCCGATGATTATCACGTCCTCGGAGTTTTAATTGGATGGGAGATCTGGGGCGGCTTTAAAAATGATATCGAAGTTAAAAATCTGTCGTTTCAAGCCACCGACAGCCCCCCGCCTCCTCCTCCGTCTTCGGATCCTTCATATGGAACAATCTTAGGACATATCGACGGTCTGAGCTCTTCTGGTTCGAACTATACGGTGAATGGTTGGGCTTGCGGCAAATCCGCTGCGACTTCGATCCCGGTTCATCTCTATTTAGGCGGCCAGGCCGGCACCGCGCAATCTATTTATGCCGGAGCTTATCAAGCTAATCTCTCCAGCGAATCTGCGATCTCGTCTTTATGTGGAACTCAAGGCATCCCTCATCGTTTCGCAATTCCGGTGAGCAAAGCCCTCGCTGAACAACATGCGACGAAACCGCTTTTTGTCCATGGCATATCGCCCTCGGGTCGACCGAATGCGATGATTGGGAACTCGGGGAATGTATTATTGCCCCCGCGCGCAGAAATTCCTCCACCGCACGCGCCGACGCCTGATGAAGACAGCGGAATCATTCGAGGCTTTATCGATGGCATTGAACACTCCGGCACCCAACGTGCTCTAGTAGGTTGGGCCTGCGGAACGAAAATTTCAACACCGATTCAAATTCATCTTTATGTGGGATCTTCGGCGGGTACTCCCGGAGCAACTCTGATCGGTGGTTACACCGCCAATCAACCTAGCGAACCTGCGGTGGCCCAAGCTTGCGCTTCCGCTGGTAACGCTCATCGTTTTAAAATTCCTTTGAGCGCAGAATTATCACAGCGACATGCTGGCAAACGAATTTACATACATGGCATTTCTCCGACGGGAAAAAGCAACGACTTGCTAGGAACCTCGAAAGAGCTTTTCGTTCCCTAATTTAAAACGACTGGATCCTCTCACTTAAACAACGCCTGGCTTTGCGCCAGGCGACGCTCACAATAGGTCCCGGCCTTCACTGTCAGACTGTCAAAAGTCGTTCGCCGCCAGGACAAAATCGACAAAAAAGACCTACGTTAAATATTCACTTCGTTGGAATCCAAAGGCGAAAATCTTCCCACAAGAAAACTGACCAGAAAACTCCTTGGGCCTTGTCGAAGCATGGAATTTAGTGAGGTGGTTGAGGCGAGCGTCCCTGCTGAGCGCAGCATTGGACTAAGACGTGCTGCTATCAGAAGACTGTCTTCCGATAGCAGCGGATTGGTTACGAACACTGACACGTAAATACGGTCCCACGATCATTCGTGGCTTTGGCTCCCTTATTCGCCGTACTACAAGAGGCCGTGGGTGAGGACTCTGGACCAGCTACAATTCCTGACCAAGAACATCGCGTTCCTGTCGATCCTCCGTAATTTTTTGACCCGATCGCACAATCACCATAGCCAGGGCGTTTGACCACGATATTCGCGGACTGAAACACTTTACCTGTCGCCGGATCACGCACAACGGTGCGATAAGTTCCCGGGACGATCACGGGGTTTCCGCTCAAGTTAAAAACGGCTGTCGGATGTGTGAATGTTCGTGTCGCTGAATTGTAAGACCACTCAGGAAACAGATATCTAAACTTAGACGCGGAATCACACTTGAAGCTCTCTCCATAGCGAGGGTGTCCAGGTGGCATATCCAACGTATACTCAGAACAAACCTGAACATCCATAGGCGCGTTTTGGACCGTTTGGTTGATGATCGCCGCTCCGGCCAAAGAGCAGTCCACACGAGCGGCTTCGGTTGAAGCTCCATTCACAACAATACCAGATTGACAATGCCCGAATCCGGTTCGTTTCACCAGAATTTCTCCTGAACGAAAAATTTCTCCAGTATGATCGCGAACCACAAGCCAATAGCTGCCGGGAACAATGGTATCATCATCGTTCACCTTATAAGGTGTTCGTGTGGACCACTGCCTTAATGAGGCGTCATAACTCCACTGATCCAAATTTGGTGCCGCAAACTTTTCAGGTCGATCACAAAAACTTTGTTCATTATATCGAGGATGCCCTGCCGGCATATCCAAGATATATTCCGCACACACTGAGATCGACGAAGGAGCATTTTTAATCACCTGATGGATTTCGGAGCCCGCTTTAGAGCAGTCCTCTTTAGCTACGGCCGTCGAAGACGCTACCACTTGAATTTTATTTGTTAAGCTAGGTTCAGAATAATACCCTCCGGAGGAGTATCCTGGCACCGAAACTCCCCCTCCACGAGCAAAATTCGACGATGATGCGGATAAGGCAGCGCCTTCCGTATCAAAACCTTGCGAAGAACAGTTTTGAAAAGCCACGACTATTCCTGAGACCGCGACGACAGCCACGGTGCCCTTTACAAGACGACTCGACATTACATCCCCCTACTTACTTGCATTTTATCGGCTCGACCTTCGCCCGCCAGAAGAGACCGGCAGATGAATCCGTGTATTTCGGAACAAAACACAATTTCACTCTTTTTCTTGATTTCACTGTCTCAATAGCGAACATACCATCGCGTCGGAACAGCAATACCTGGGCAGCCATTGGTGTTGGGCTGATTGACAGGACTACAATATATACTTCCATCTGTTCCAAATCGTGCCGAAGCAGCGCCAATAAACGGATTCATTTCACCGGCAAATCGAACCGGGCTTAGACAGTAAATAGTTTTGGTAATACCTGATCGATACGCCTGCTGACACAATTCATTTCTATCCGAGGCCGTCACTCCAGGTCCGGTCACTTTTACGTCAGCACCTTCGCCAATAGCCTTTTCAAATTCTTCAAACTTTCCAAAAACAGTTCCGCCGGATTCCGAATTTTCATAGATCAGATGCCAGCGTCCGTCTTGAAAACAAGCGGCCTTTGATGGCCATCCTTTCGCGGCAAAATCCACACAGGTCGGCGAGTAGACACCCTGAGCTGTGCCTTGGGTCGGTTCACTTAAACGGCTGCAACTGACAATCTTTCCTGATTCATCCGTCGCCAAATGCAAAGGGACTGTGCGATTCATATTAATGCTCAGACCCGACTTTCCTTTTACACCAAGATCAATGGAACCTAAATAGCGATTGGCCCCGAGCGCGCTATCAACTTTGAAAGCAATACTTTCTACGCTCAGAATATTCTGATAAGGTTTGCCAACTTTGATGATCTCTTTAGACCCCAGAGCCCCACTGGCACTGACATCTTTGAAAACGACGTTGTTTTCGATGACCGCCGGCAGTGAGCCCGGCACCTGTTTCCCGGCAAAGTGTAAATTGCAGTAAGTCGGATCGCCAAGCATTCCGGAAATCTGAACAGCCAAATCCTCAGCGGCATAAAAGCTTCGCGAATGTGACATGCTGTCAATTCCGCTGGAGACGGCCGTCGCGATGCCGGCGACCAACATAGATGAAATACCGACAGCCAGCATAGTTTGCACTAGTGTGAAGCCTTTGTTATTTATCTTCGCCATCGCCATCTTTATCTCCTTGAGCAACATCTAAAGAATCTACTCGGCACAAAAATGAGGCCTCTAGATTGCCTATTCTTCATTTTCGTGTTTTCAAAAGATACACACTCAAAGAAGTCGGAGCTGACTCAAAACAGAACAATCAGCTGCAAAGGTTCGAAAAAGTTATGTGCTAATAAACGGACGAGGGGCCACTAAACAAGGCAGGGGAAAACATGCCGCAGTTCCCCCCTTTAATTGAACTAGCTACTTTTGCACATTATAGTAAGGAATTTCAATAATAGATCTAAAGCCATTTTTTGTTGTCATTGAAAGAACAATCTTCCTTAAAGACTCGATCATCTTTCCTTGCTTGCCCAATAAATGCCCCAAACTTTTTTGCGAACAGTTCACCTTAAAGATGGTTGTCTTTTCCCCATGTACTATTTCAACACCAAAGCCGGAAGTGTCGGGCAATATTCTTGTGAGAATATCTTCTAGAATCGTCTTAACTTCTTTAGAGTATTCTGTTCTGCATATGCGATTTGTTGAGGCCGTTTCATTGAAATCTTCCATCTGAGTCTCTTTCGAACTCCAAGAACTCGCGTCCTTCTTTTTTACTATTCGGATTACCGGTATGGCAGACATTGCCCCTCCCCTTCATTGACAACTTACACACAAGTAATGTTATCGGGAGATTTGAGGGTCTCGATAGATTTTTGGCGTCACCTAGATCTTGTTTCGTGTTTAAAGTAAAAAACACAAACAAGCGACGTCCTTCATAAGACGCCGCCATCGACACGATCCACTCCGAAACTTATTCACAAATTCAAAAAAATCCTTCATGGTTTGTGAACCCGCCCTTCTATCCCCTTAGGGGGTCGGACATTTGTTGATCAATCGGGATGTAATTCCCTTTCTTTTCAATAAAGCTTTTGCCGCCGTCGCTACATGTGAATTTGATTTATTCAGTCGTTCAAAAACACAAGACATCATCAAACCACCGTAGTCCTGTCTGGGGACCTGCTCTAGAGTAGCCTCGAATATCACCAACCATTTTTCAGACAAGATATTCCCGTGTGGCAAAGAACCAGCCATCCAGGATAGAGCATCCACTGACGAGTTCTGAAAATATCGCCCCAACGAACTCGACAAAAAGATTTTCCATCCGTCCGTTCGAGATAAAAATAGCTGCTCTTGGTCGGCCACTTTAAACAAATTTATTAAAGACCGTCGGCGAACGGCATTAGCCAAATTGACTAAATATTCAGAAGTCTCATAGTTCCCATCCAGAATACCCATGATCGGAAGGTATTCATGGATAACAATCTGTCGAAGAGAAATTGATCCTGAGTAGGTTCGCCATAACGACTCATTGATTTCAACCAGGGGTGGATTTCTTGAAGGATGATTGATTGCAATCACTTCGAATCCATTCCATAAAAGCTTTTCCCGCAATACAACCTCAGTATTCGAACCGGCGCTCTGCCACTGTGTTTT
Encoded here:
- a CDS encoding Ig-like domain-containing protein, giving the protein MGILLKTVAALPLVGCSLDATLVSSESLNKLPISWTSEPVINIQNPNTVTVDGSCKEGLESFEILNPPPKKTVQCKDGKWQVEVSIDPMTPDGTIEVITDLEHPKTGDRVVIPVTKDTQAPVIDNVVVAGGKAKINITEPTVQIISSATDIHEVLFSEGAGCGGTGPWKSFQSLSSFALSDVTDGNKNLSVLIRDRAGNTSNCVNKSVLLDRTAPAPTITSLVSAKTNASPIAVTVDFGEPIQELLASDFSVENGVVGGLVDLGAGKYNVSITPVLKGSVSIKVDAGKVLDEAGNFNVSGNQLFREYDSEKPSVTITTDAGDKTNGMFDVTIKFSKKVTGFVSADVHVANGTRLFLSGSDDEYRFTINPISSGIPVKVYYAEDQAQDEFSNYNTASNWLTVDYLAGSVSATLETEVTGTHVAGAFPVSLKMSRTTDIVKEDLEVTNATIEMWTPSLDKKEITFNVVPSAVGNVQLQLSSGKAQDDYGNFNSDSNILSVVFDNVPPGDPQNMSVTPTSPAKGNPVVSGNAEALANFKVYSNAICTAELTSGVVDSSGDFSKGTIVPANTTTHLYVQIVDAAGNKSNCVYAGAFTEDSTPPKLSIFSKSSGEQDDDLNSRLVIEGGCSEEGRTITFVGSYVQPVAPVQCQGGRWEAQFIYSGYLPLKVQLQDAAGNAAEVTWTYDSRSIAKMGDGIWGHAFLRPDGYVDIWEDPGSGSSFAYLDPALKNPSTQVIRVYGAKKCGAAITETNAIIRWQADGSQGQDDSVYRCEVAPSGGALSASKIFNNATSFAALQLGGSVLTWGLIDTGGDHLHATFGVKGGTVTSGVKAIYSGEEAFAAIKTDGSVVTWGAPTRGGNHTHATYGAKGGSLSSGVVKIFSNKLGGFAALKSDGSVVTWGDLWSGGDHTNATHGTKGGALTGGVKQIVATYAAFAALKSDGSVVTWGTASYGGDHTDVVHGYGANGGTLDSGVIKIFANKAGAFAALKADGSVVTWGINSLGGNHTHPTFFGAKGGVLTSGVVHIYENSELDGSDNVGNGAFAALKSDGSVVTWGSDSAGGDHLKSGYANKGGTLTSGVVKLFPNGDGAFAALKEDGSVVTWGKPATGGDHTSVTYGARGGSLTSGVIDIATSKRGFAALKSDGSVVTWGQVEDYTQGNSPGLASGVQKIYSTDSGFVAVKGASQYHFWGWSGPGY
- a CDS encoding KH domain-containing protein — protein: MEDFNETASTNRICRTEYSKEVKTILEDILTRILPDTSGFGVEIVHGEKTTIFKVNCSQKSLGHLLGKQGKMIESLRKIVLSMTTKNGFRSIIEIPYYNVQK